One part of the Gossypium raimondii isolate GPD5lz chromosome 1, ASM2569854v1, whole genome shotgun sequence genome encodes these proteins:
- the LOC105780733 gene encoding calcium-dependent protein kinase 33, translated as MGSCLTKSKDSKPKHNGYGSGPTTTAAVHQQRYQEPVRPAPVQSQFHHIPEKPGTQTSWKPVAPSPSPKPVAPRVDTILGKPFEDIRMHYTIGKELGKGQFGVTYLCIENSTGKQYACKTISKKKLVTRNDKEDMRREIQIMQHLSGQPNIVEFKGAYEDKLSVHLVMELCAGGELFDRIIAKGHYSERAAASICRAIVNVVHACHFMGVMHRDLKPENFLLSSKGENALLKATDFGLSVFIEDGKVYKDIVGSAYYVAPEVLLRKYGKEIDIWSAGVILYILLSGVPPFWAETEKGIFDAILEGEIDFESQPWPSISESAKDLVRRMLTQDPKKRITSTQVLEHPWIREGGSASDKPIDSAVLSRMKQFRRMNKLKQLALKVIAENLSSEEIQGLKQMFANIDTDNSGTITYEELKTGLARLGSKLTEAEVQQLMEAADVDGNGSIDYIEFITATMHRHRLERDEHLYKAFQHFDKDNSGYITRDELEAAMKEYGMGDDDTIKEIISEVDTDNDGKINYEEFRDMMRSGTQHTQLF; from the exons ATGGGTTCTTGCCTGACGAAAAGCAAAGACTCGAAGCCAAAGCATAATGGGTATGGATCAGGACCGACAACTACGGCTGCTGTGCACCAACAAAGGTACCAGGAGCCTGTTAGGCCTGCACCAGTTCAATCCCAATTCCACCACATCCCTGAAAAACCAGGTACTCAAACATCTTGGAAGCCAGTGGCTCCATCACCAAGCCCCAAGCCTGTTGCCCCAAGGGTTGACACCATTCTTGGTAAACCATTTGAAGATATAAGGATGCACTACACAATTGGTAAAGAATTAGGGAAAGGTCAGTTTGGTGTGACTTATCTTTGTATTGAAAATTCAACTGGAAAGCAATATGCTTGCAAGACCATATCCAAAAAGAAATTAGTCACGAGGAATGATAAGGAGGATATGAGAAGGGAGATACAAATTATGCAGCATTTGAGTGGACAGCCTAATATTGTGGAGTTTAAAGGTGCATATGAGGATAAGCTATCTGTTCACCTTGTAATGGAATTATGTGCTGGTGGTGAATTGTTTGATAGGATTATTGCCAAGGGACATTATAGTGAAAGGGCAGCTGCTTCCATTTGTAGGGCAATTGTGAATGTTGTCCATGCTTGCCATTTTATGGGAGTGATGCATAGGGACCTTAAGCCTGAGAATTTCTTGTTGTCTAGCAAGGGTGAGAATGCTCTTTTGAAGGCCACCGATTTCGGCTTGTCAGTGTTCATTGAAGATG GAAAGGTGTACAAGGATATAGTCGGGAGCGCGTACTATGTTGCTCCTGAAGTATTACTGCGTAAATATGGGAAAGAAATCGATATTTGGAGTGCAGGggttatattatatatcttaCTCAGTGGTGTGCCTCCATTTTGGGCAG AAACGGAGAAGGGGATATTCGATGCTATTTTAGAAGGAGAAATTGACTTCGAAAGTCAACCATGGCCTTCTATTTCAGAGAGTGCCAAGGACCTAGTGCGCCGGATGTTAACACAGGATCCGAAAAAGCGGATTACTTCTACTCAAGTCCTAG AGCATCCATGGATAAGAGAGGGTGGAAGTGCATCAGACAAGCCTATAGATAGTGCAGTCCTTTCTAGAATGAAGCAATTCAGAAGAATGAACAAACTAAAGCAACTTGCCTTAAAG GTCATTGCGGAAAATCTTTCTAGCGAAGAAATCCAGGGTCTGAAGCAAATGTTTGCAAACATCGACACTGACAACAGTGGCACGATCACCTATGAAGAACTTAAGACTGGATTAGCTCGACTTGGATCAAAGCTCACAGAGGCAGAGGTGCAGCAACTAATGGAAGCT GCTGACGTGGATGGAAATGGTAGTATTGATTACATTGAATTCATCACTGCTACAATGCATAGACATAGGCTTGAAAGAGATGAACATCTTTATAAAGCTTTTCAACATTTTGATAAGGACAACAGTGG GTATATCACAAGAGATGAGCTAGAAGCAGCCATGAAAGAATACGGAATGGGTGATGATGACACAATCAAGGAAATAATATCCGAAGTTGACACCGACAAT GACGGCAAGATCAACTACGAGGAGTTCCGGGACATGATGAGAAGCGGAACCCAACACACAcaactcttttaa
- the LOC105780751 gene encoding uncharacterized protein LOC105780751 produces the protein MEKGKSARQAVEISLKKLDLNADRNFKSSRLIPSLHSSKLRIEKTKPPSLVSLCLGVIGRHLEEIIEDLSEIAVNFPADIKIPLAAIARRRKLLNDDVIVSLADSSWEILDLSGSDVSNFGLAKVAEMCKSLRAVDISQCKKITANGVSELVRHCHSLETMRCGGCPSSESTARRCLGILKPKLNDVEGDSWEELDTMEIGHGAQSLRWLVWPKIDEDSLEMLSAECPRIIVNPKPSLFCFKGTEVPREAFPDVALDDPIVEDIYPKTWSICRSMPKAISPSLSSANEVSIAEKFRLAFVERDTRLAPKRAKNARQHQRRAEREWMMTSTRAKALALASKATKSLHGRS, from the exons atggaaAAGGGAAAATCTGCTCGACAAGCCGTAGAAATCTCGTTGAAGAAGCTCGATCTGAACGCTGATCGGAACTTTAAATCCTCTCGTTTGATACCTTCTCTTCACTCATCAA AGTTACGCATTGAGAAGACGAAACCTCCTAGTTTAGTGAGCTTGTGCCTTGGAGTTATTGGTCGGCATCTGGAGGAAATTATCGaggatttaagtgaaattgcTGTTAATTTTCCCGCGGATATTAag ATACCATTGGCAGCAATAGCAAGGAGAAGAAAATTACTGAATGATGATGTCATCGTCTCCTTGGCCGATAGTTCTTGGGAAATTCTTGACCTTTCTGGTTCAGATGTTTCCAATTTTGGCTTAGCTAAAGTAGCTGAAATGTGCAAATCTCTTCGGGCTGTGGATATAAG CCAATGCAAAAAAATTACTGCCAATGGTGTTTCTGAACTTGTACGGCACTGTCATTCATTGGAGACGATGAGATGCGG AGGGTGCCCTTCAAGCGAGTCTACAGCCCGGCGATGTTTAGGCATACTGAAGCCAAAGCTGAATGATGTGGAGGGAGATTCTTGGGAGGAGCTTGATACCATGGAGATTGGTCATGGTGCACAGTCTTTGCGTTGGCTTGTGTGG CCGAAAATTGATGAAGACTCATTGGAGATGTTGTCGGCTGAATGCCCACGGATAATTGTAAATCCGAAGCCCTCACTCTTTTGTTTTAAAGGAACTGAAGTTCCTAGGGAAGCATTTCCAGATGTTGCTTTGGATGATCCGATTGTTGAGGACATTTATCCCAAAACATGGTCTATTTGTCGATCTATGCCAAAGGCAATATCTCCTTCACTTTCAAGTGCCAATGAGGTATCCATAGCAGAAAAGTTTAGACTTGCCTTTGTGGAAAGAGACACACGTTTAGCTCCAAAGCGTGCAAAAAATGCAAGACAGCATCAGCGCCGTGCAGAGAGGGAGTGGATGATGACAAGTACACGAGCCAAGGCATTAGCTTTGGCCTCAAAAGCAACCAAATCTCTACATGGTCGAAGCTGA
- the LOC105780742 gene encoding protein translation factor SUI1 homolog: protein MVDLDVQIPTTFDPFAEAGEFGGTGTKEYVHIRIQQRNGKKSLTTVQGLRHDLSYEKILKSLKKDFCCNGNVVKDKELGKIIQLQGDQRKNVSQFLVNAGIVKKDQIKIHGF, encoded by the coding sequence ATGGTTGATTTGGACGTTCAGATCCCTACAACTTTCGATCCATTCGCCGAGGCTGGGGAATTTGGTGGCACTGGAACCAAGGAGTATGTTCATATACGGATTCAACAAAGGAACGGGAAGAAAAGCTTGACGACGGTTCAAGGCCTGAGGCATGACCTGAGCTACGAGAAAATCCTCAAGAGTCTCAAGAAGGACTTTTGTTGCAACGGCAACGTTGTTAAAGACAAAGAGCTCGGCAAGATCATTCAACTCCAAGGCGATCAACGCAAGAACGTGTCGCAGTTCCTCGTTAATGCCGGGATCGTCAAGAAagaccaaatcaaaattcatggtTTTTAA